In Gemmobacter sp. 24YEA27, a genomic segment contains:
- the queA gene encoding tRNA preQ1(34) S-adenosylmethionine ribosyltransferase-isomerase QueA produces the protein MQLSDFDFHLPEELIATRPARPRSSARLLLAESGGIRDLHVRDLVDIFRPGDRLVLNNTKVIPARLTGARARGDAVAKIEITLMEPSATGGWRALAKPLRKVNPGEVIRFSDDLSAVVAEKSETDLRLEFSLSGADFDTALAAAGSMPLPPYIAAKRAPDAADNGDYQTVFARHAGAVAAPTASLHFDEALLAALRAKGVTFTEVTLHVGAGTFLPVKVEDVKTHKMHSEWGEVSPAAAAEIAATKAAGGRVIPVGTTALRLIESAARESGEIAPWSGWTDIFIYPGFTFRVSDALMTNFHLPKSTLLMLVSALMGQDRMREIYDHAIVNQYRFFSYGDSSLLVP, from the coding sequence ATGCAGCTGTCAGATTTCGATTTTCACCTGCCAGAAGAGCTGATTGCGACCCGGCCCGCGCGGCCGCGGTCATCGGCGCGGCTTTTGCTGGCCGAAAGCGGCGGGATCCGTGATCTGCATGTGCGCGACCTGGTCGATATTTTCCGCCCCGGCGACCGGCTGGTTCTGAACAATACCAAAGTCATCCCGGCGCGGCTGACCGGCGCACGCGCGCGTGGTGACGCGGTGGCGAAGATCGAGATCACGCTGATGGAGCCCTCGGCCACCGGAGGCTGGCGCGCGCTTGCCAAACCCCTGCGCAAGGTGAACCCGGGCGAGGTGATCCGCTTTTCCGATGACCTCTCGGCGGTGGTGGCGGAAAAGAGCGAGACCGATCTTCGGCTGGAATTCTCGCTTAGCGGCGCCGATTTCGACACGGCTCTGGCTGCGGCAGGCTCTATGCCACTGCCACCCTATATTGCCGCAAAACGCGCACCAGATGCCGCCGACAATGGCGATTACCAGACCGTCTTTGCCCGCCATGCCGGCGCGGTGGCTGCCCCGACCGCGAGCCTTCATTTCGACGAGGCCCTGCTGGCGGCCCTGCGTGCCAAAGGTGTGACTTTCACCGAAGTGACGCTGCATGTCGGCGCGGGCACCTTCCTGCCGGTCAAGGTCGAAGACGTCAAAACCCATAAGATGCATTCCGAATGGGGCGAGGTCTCACCCGCAGCCGCAGCCGAAATCGCCGCAACAAAGGCCGCAGGCGGCCGGGTGATCCCGGTCGGCACCACGGCGCTCCGGCTGATCGAGAGTGCGGCCCGCGAGAGCGGCGAAATCGCGCCCTGGTCGGGCTGGACGGATATTTTCATTTACCCGGGTTTTACCTTCCGCGTGTCGGATGCGCTGATGACCAATTTCCATTTGCCGAAATCGACGCTTCTGATGCTTGTTTCGGCGCTTATGGGACAGGACAGGATGCGCGAAATCTATGATCATGCCATCGTGAACCAATATCGCTTTTTCTCTTACGGCGACTCGTCGCTGCTGGTTCCATAA
- a CDS encoding polymer-forming cytoskeletal protein → MFSKSRINETGAKPEADKPKAPEAPVSKPSMDFTPSAPKGKAVASVLSSDLTVVGNLRTSGDIQVEGTVEGDIRAHLLTVGESATIRGEIVADDIVVNGRVIGRVRGLKVRLTSTARVEGDIIHKTIAIESGAHFEGSVQRQEDPLSTGRAAAAPAAAAPLTAPAAAVEAP, encoded by the coding sequence ATGTTTTCTAAGAGCCGCATCAACGAAACGGGCGCGAAGCCCGAAGCTGACAAACCCAAGGCGCCGGAGGCCCCCGTGTCGAAACCTTCCATGGATTTCACCCCCTCGGCGCCCAAGGGCAAGGCTGTGGCCTCGGTCCTCTCGTCGGACCTTACCGTTGTGGGCAACCTGCGCACCTCGGGTGACATCCAGGTCGAAGGCACCGTTGAAGGCGATATCCGCGCCCATCTGCTGACGGTCGGCGAAAGCGCCACCATCCGCGGCGAAATCGTGGCGGACGATATCGTGGTGAATGGCCGCGTGATCGGTCGCGTGCGCGGCCTCAAGGTCCGCCTGACCTCGACCGCCCGTGTCGAAGGCGACATCATCCACAAGACCATTGCTATCGAATCGGGCGCCCATTTCGAAGGGTCGGTTCAGCGCCAGGAAGATCCGCTCTCGACCGGTCGCGCCGCTGCAGCCCCGGCGGCTGCGGCCCCGCTCACCGCACCGGCTGCTGCTGTCGAAGCGCCCTGA
- a CDS encoding class II 3-deoxy-7-phosphoheptulonate synthase, which produces MQGSWTKTDWRALPRIQMPDYPDQTALNAAEAQLSKYPPLVFAGEARRLKKQLALAAEGKAFLLQGGDCAESFAEFSADNIRDTFRVMLQMAVVLTWGAKVPVIKVGRMAGQFAKPRSAPTEVINGVELPSYKGDIINGFDATVDARTPDPNRMLQAYTQAAASLNLLRAFSTGGFADIHRVHSWTLGFAEHDKAEQYRAMAARISDALDFMNAAGVNSETAHQLSAVDFYTSHEALLLEYEEALCRIDSISGQPVAGSGHMIWIGDRTRQPDGAHVEFCRGVLNPIGLKCGPSTTAEDLKVLMAKLNPENEPGRLTLIARFGAGKVGDHLPRLIKAVQGEGANVVWSCDPMHGNTIKAASGYKTRPFESVLREVREFFAIHKAEGTVPAGVHFEMTGQDVTECTGGLRAVSDENLADRYHTACDPRLNASQSLELAFLVAEELTRQREETRRIAL; this is translated from the coding sequence ATGCAGGGAAGCTGGACGAAAACCGACTGGCGCGCTTTGCCCAGGATCCAGATGCCCGATTACCCGGATCAGACCGCGCTGAACGCCGCCGAGGCGCAGCTGTCGAAATACCCGCCGCTGGTCTTCGCGGGCGAGGCGCGGCGGCTGAAAAAGCAACTGGCGCTGGCAGCCGAGGGCAAGGCGTTCCTGCTGCAAGGCGGCGACTGCGCCGAGAGCTTTGCGGAATTCAGCGCCGATAACATCCGTGACACCTTCCGCGTCATGCTGCAAATGGCGGTGGTGCTGACCTGGGGCGCGAAAGTGCCGGTGATCAAGGTTGGCCGGATGGCGGGGCAATTCGCCAAGCCGCGTTCGGCGCCGACCGAGGTGATCAACGGGGTCGAGCTGCCATCCTATAAGGGTGACATCATCAACGGCTTTGATGCAACCGTTGACGCCAGGACGCCGGACCCGAACCGGATGTTGCAGGCCTATACCCAGGCGGCGGCGTCTTTGAACCTGCTTCGTGCCTTCTCGACCGGCGGCTTTGCCGATATCCACCGCGTGCATTCCTGGACTTTGGGATTTGCCGAACATGACAAGGCCGAGCAATATCGCGCCATGGCTGCGCGCATCTCTGACGCGCTTGATTTCATGAATGCCGCCGGCGTCAATTCGGAAACCGCGCATCAGCTCTCGGCGGTGGATTTCTACACCAGCCATGAGGCGCTGCTGCTGGAATATGAAGAGGCGCTTTGCCGCATCGATTCCATCTCGGGCCAGCCGGTGGCGGGGTCGGGCCATATGATCTGGATCGGCGATCGCACCCGGCAGCCGGATGGCGCGCATGTCGAATTCTGCCGTGGAGTGCTGAATCCGATCGGGCTGAAATGCGGGCCTTCTACCACGGCAGAAGATCTCAAAGTGCTGATGGCAAAGCTGAACCCGGAAAACGAGCCGGGCCGCCTGACCCTCATCGCGCGCTTTGGCGCCGGCAAAGTCGGCGACCACCTGCCGCGTCTGATCAAAGCCGTGCAGGGGGAAGGCGCCAATGTCGTCTGGTCCTGCGACCCGATGCACGGCAATACGATCAAAGCAGCGTCGGGCTACAAGACCCGGCCCTTTGAGTCGGTCCTGCGCGAGGTGCGTGAGTTCTTCGCGATCCACAAGGCCGAGGGCACGGTCCCGGCGGGCGTCCATTTCGAGATGACCGGCCAGGATGTCACCGAATGCACCGGCGGCCTGCGCGCGGTCTCGGATGAGAATCTGGCGGATCGCTATCACACGGCCTGCGACCCGCGTCTCAATGCCTCGCAATCGCTGGAGCTGGCCTTCCTCGTCGCTGAAGAGCTGACGCGGCAGCGCGAAGAGACCCGGCGGATCGCGCTCTGA
- the bcp gene encoding thioredoxin-dependent thiol peroxidase produces the protein MTTTLTEGDKAPDFTLPRDGGATVSLSQFAPGKVVLYFYPKDDTPGCTLEAQDFTRLAAEFAASGTTVIGISKDSVAAHDKFCRKHGLGIILASDAEGQTSEDYGTWGEKKNYGKTYMGITRTTFLIGADGRIARVWPKVTVKGHAEDVLAAARALQG, from the coding sequence ATGACCACGACCCTGACTGAAGGCGACAAGGCCCCGGATTTCACCCTGCCCCGCGATGGCGGCGCCACGGTTTCGCTGTCGCAATTCGCACCGGGCAAAGTGGTGCTTTATTTCTACCCGAAGGATGACACGCCCGGCTGCACGCTTGAAGCGCAGGATTTCACCCGCCTTGCCGCCGAATTCGCGGCCTCTGGCACCACGGTGATCGGGATCTCGAAAGACAGCGTCGCCGCGCATGACAAATTCTGCCGCAAACACGGGCTGGGGATCATCCTGGCCTCGGATGCAGAGGGTCAGACCAGCGAGGATTACGGCACCTGGGGTGAGAAGAAGAATTACGGCAAGACCTATATGGGCATCACCCGCACGACCTTTCTGATCGGCGCTGATGGCCGGATCGCCAGGGTCTGGCCGAAAGTCACGGTCAAGGGCCATGCCGAAGACGTGCTGGCCGCCGCCCGCGCCCTGCAGGGCTGA
- a CDS encoding M23 family metallopeptidase, producing MLARLAIRINTALESVFPEQRLYLKSDHGTHYLRLRPATQAFVVVFGALAIAWTIVATSIFMMQSIGAGSSREQSQRQGMIFEERLAILSADRDLRVTDAAQAQERFNSALEQVSRMQEMLLASEDRRRELETGIDVVQNSLRGVIRERDEARAEVLKLTGMLGEQGGATTEIGRIRDTGETLDFLTTKLEATARERDTRLAEADTAREELALALEDRRALELRHDAIFTKLEDAVTVSVEPLEKMFRAAGMNPDDMIATVRKGYSGQGGPLSPISASTMGGPLSDGEKRANAILKDMEEMDLYRLAAWKAPFATPITSGNVRWTSSFGRREDPFGRGGRMHEGTDIAGPYGTPIYATAEGTVIHAGWQNGYGRLIKIRHAFGIETRYAHLSQIRVQVGQKVSRGDQIGDMGNSGRSTGTHLHYEVRIGGTAVNPMTFIRAARNVF from the coding sequence GTGCTCGCAAGACTGGCCATCCGGATCAATACGGCGCTTGAATCGGTGTTTCCCGAACAGCGGCTCTATCTGAAATCCGATCACGGCACGCATTATCTGCGGCTCAGGCCGGCGACCCAGGCCTTTGTCGTGGTCTTCGGCGCCCTCGCCATTGCCTGGACCATCGTCGCGACCTCGATTTTCATGATGCAATCCATCGGCGCCGGTTCTTCGCGCGAACAAAGCCAGCGCCAGGGGATGATCTTCGAGGAACGGCTTGCCATCCTCTCGGCAGACCGCGATCTGCGGGTGACCGATGCCGCCCAGGCGCAGGAGCGGTTCAACTCGGCCCTGGAACAGGTTTCCAGAATGCAGGAGATGCTTCTGGCCTCGGAAGATCGCCGCCGCGAGCTGGAGACCGGCATTGATGTCGTGCAAAACAGCCTGCGCGGCGTGATCCGCGAACGCGACGAAGCACGGGCCGAGGTTTTGAAACTGACCGGGATGCTGGGAGAACAAGGTGGCGCCACCACCGAGATCGGCCGCATCCGCGACACCGGCGAGACGCTGGATTTCCTGACCACGAAGCTGGAGGCCACCGCCCGCGAACGCGATACCCGCCTGGCCGAGGCCGATACCGCGCGCGAAGAGCTTGCGCTGGCCCTGGAAGACCGCCGCGCGCTTGAGCTGCGCCATGACGCGATCTTTACCAAGCTGGAAGATGCGGTGACGGTCTCGGTCGAGCCGCTGGAAAAGATGTTCCGGGCCGCCGGCATGAACCCCGATGACATGATCGCCACGGTCAGAAAGGGCTATTCCGGCCAGGGCGGACCGCTCTCGCCGATCAGCGCCTCAACCATGGGCGGGCCGCTGAGCGATGGTGAGAAGCGCGCCAATGCGATCCTGAAAGATATGGAAGAAATGGATCTCTACCGTCTCGCGGCCTGGAAGGCGCCCTTTGCCACCCCGATCACCTCGGGCAATGTGCGCTGGACCTCGAGCTTTGGCCGCCGCGAAGACCCGTTCGGGCGCGGCGGGCGGATGCACGAAGGTACCGATATCGCCGGCCCCTATGGCACGCCCATTTATGCCACTGCCGAAGGCACCGTCATTCATGCCGGCTGGCAGAACGGTTACGGGCGCCTGATCAAGATCCGGCATGCCTTTGGCATCGAAACCCGCTACGCCCATTTATCACAGATCCGTGTGCAGGTTGGACAAAAGGTGTCGCGCGGCGACCAGATCGGTGATATGGGCAATTCAGGCCGGTCCACCGGCACTCATCTTCACTACGAAGTCCGCATAGGGGGCACTGCCGTGAACCCGATGACCTTCATAAGGGCAGCGAGAAATGTTTTCTAA
- a CDS encoding OmpA family protein, with product MHSLRPLIAGLIFAPLFALAALAQDADAPGSSDFPLIPRYEGAVIKFWETSAYDAYTLLLGPVGLATDGEPEPEKTLELEGRFTEILYRGPEKRSSLEVFRNYEAALTKAGFETLFTCSKKDCGPRFRQLINPGARFDGLLYDNERHYIAAKISRPEGDAYLALYVTSFEPENRPFVYMAITELAPMEDKMVVVEASEIQETMARDGKIAIYGILFDFDQASILPESKAQIDQLAAMLAAEPALSVLIVGHTDGQGAFDYNLSLSQRRAQSVVDALAALGIASERMTPAGAGMVAPVATNRTDEGRARNRRVEIVELVRN from the coding sequence ATGCATTCTCTCCGACCCCTCATTGCCGGGCTGATCTTCGCGCCCCTCTTTGCCCTCGCTGCCCTGGCGCAGGACGCCGATGCGCCCGGATCCTCTGATTTCCCGCTGATCCCGCGCTATGAAGGCGCGGTGATCAAATTCTGGGAAACCAGCGCCTATGACGCCTATACGCTGCTGCTGGGCCCGGTGGGTCTTGCAACGGATGGCGAGCCAGAGCCGGAAAAGACCCTGGAGCTGGAAGGGAGGTTCACCGAGATCCTCTACCGTGGCCCCGAAAAACGCTCGTCGCTTGAGGTGTTTCGCAATTATGAGGCGGCGCTGACCAAAGCCGGCTTCGAGACCCTGTTCACCTGCAGCAAGAAAGACTGTGGCCCCAGGTTCCGGCAGCTGATCAATCCCGGCGCACGGTTTGACGGGCTGCTTTACGATAACGAGCGGCACTATATTGCCGCCAAAATCAGCCGCCCCGAAGGAGACGCCTATCTCGCGCTCTATGTCACCAGCTTCGAGCCGGAGAACCGGCCCTTTGTCTATATGGCCATAACGGAGCTGGCCCCGATGGAAGATAAGATGGTGGTGGTAGAGGCCTCTGAAATCCAGGAGACCATGGCGCGCGATGGCAAGATCGCGATCTACGGCATCCTGTTCGACTTTGATCAGGCCAGTATCCTGCCGGAATCGAAAGCGCAGATCGATCAGCTTGCCGCCATGCTCGCGGCAGAACCTGCGCTCTCGGTGCTGATCGTCGGCCATACCGATGGCCAGGGGGCGTTTGACTACAACCTCTCGCTGTCGCAACGCCGGGCGCAGTCGGTGGTTGATGCCCTCGCCGCCCTTGGCATCGCCAGCGAGCGCATGACGCCGGCAGGTGCCGGAATGGTGGCCCCGGTCGCCACCAATCGCACCGATGAGGGGCGTGCGCGAAACCGCCGGGTTGAAATCGTCGAACTGGTCCGTAACTGA
- the glgX gene encoding glycogen debranching protein GlgX, whose product MTDFVTGAGQPFPMGASLTATGVNFATFSANATAIDLCLFSPDGSREIARLPFVERNGDIWHLHIEGLGEGALYGFRVHGPWAPEEGHRFNPNKLLIDPWARGLHGRFQWDDAVFGYVTGDPAGDLSFDTRDSAAFIPKSVVTAPLPVADHPRPGHSLADSVICEAHLRGATMLHPGVDEALRGTCGGFASDMVIGHLSRAGVTDVEFLPVHAIADERFLVAKGLRNYWGYNTLNWFVPEPRYTGPGGMEAWREMVTHLHRAGIGVILDVVYNHSAESDEHGPHLSLRGLDNASFYRLAGGRHYANDAGTGNTLDLTHPMVLRLVMDSLRYWVETGLVDGFRFDLATVLAREPGGFDPGAGFLDALRQDPVLSKVRLIAEPWDIGPGGYQLGGFPPPFSEWNDRYRDGVRRFWRGEPGRAADLAGALLGSAGVFDHSARQATASVNFLTSHDGFTLQDLVSYSEKHNEANGEGNRDGHSDNHSDNLGVEGPSNDPVIRAARDLRKRNLLATLFLSQGVPMWLMGDEIGHSQGGNNNAYAQDNAITWADWSKADQALTAFVSRFAALRRAHPELRQHRFLHGKIRADGFRDVIWRRADGQEPSAGDWQDPEFLCLCLELRMTAEGGEPGSGPLFLVFNPGGTLPLRLPETQQGWQLVLDTTRPDLTAGAVPDTVPANAVLVMIPGSSV is encoded by the coding sequence GTGACGGACTTCGTCACTGGCGCCGGGCAGCCCTTTCCGATGGGGGCAAGCCTGACCGCAACCGGGGTCAATTTCGCGACCTTTTCCGCCAATGCGACGGCGATTGACCTCTGTTTGTTCTCGCCTGACGGCAGCCGCGAAATCGCGCGTCTGCCCTTTGTCGAACGCAATGGTGATATCTGGCATCTCCATATCGAGGGGCTGGGCGAGGGTGCGCTTTATGGCTTTCGCGTCCATGGTCCCTGGGCGCCGGAGGAAGGGCATCGCTTTAACCCCAATAAACTGCTGATCGACCCCTGGGCGCGGGGGCTGCATGGCCGTTTCCAATGGGATGATGCGGTGTTCGGCTATGTGACCGGCGATCCGGCGGGGGATCTCAGTTTTGACACCCGCGACAGCGCGGCGTTCATCCCGAAATCGGTGGTGACCGCGCCGCTGCCGGTGGCGGATCATCCCCGGCCCGGTCACAGTCTGGCCGACAGCGTCATCTGCGAGGCGCATCTGCGTGGCGCGACCATGCTGCATCCGGGTGTGGACGAGGCGCTGCGCGGCACCTGCGGGGGGTTCGCCTCTGACATGGTGATCGGCCATCTGAGCCGCGCGGGTGTGACAGATGTCGAATTCCTGCCCGTCCATGCCATCGCTGATGAGCGGTTCCTGGTCGCGAAAGGGCTGCGCAATTACTGGGGCTATAACACGCTGAACTGGTTTGTGCCCGAGCCGCGTTATACCGGCCCGGGGGGGATGGAGGCCTGGCGCGAGATGGTCACCCATCTGCACCGTGCCGGGATCGGAGTGATCCTCGATGTCGTCTATAACCATTCGGCGGAAAGCGACGAGCATGGCCCGCATCTGTCGCTGCGCGGTCTCGACAATGCGAGCTTTTACCGGCTCGCGGGCGGACGCCATTATGCCAATGACGCAGGGACCGGGAACACGCTCGATCTGACGCATCCGATGGTGTTGCGGCTGGTGATGGACAGCTTGCGCTACTGGGTCGAGACCGGGCTGGTCGACGGGTTCCGCTTTGACCTTGCAACCGTGCTGGCGCGCGAGCCGGGGGGCTTTGATCCTGGTGCGGGTTTTCTGGATGCGCTGCGCCAGGATCCGGTTTTGTCAAAGGTTCGGCTGATCGCAGAGCCATGGGATATCGGGCCCGGAGGCTATCAGCTGGGGGGCTTTCCGCCGCCCTTCAGCGAATGGAATGACCGCTACCGCGACGGGGTGCGCCGCTTCTGGCGCGGCGAGCCTGGGCGGGCCGCCGACCTGGCCGGTGCGCTGCTGGGATCGGCGGGGGTGTTCGATCATTCAGCAAGGCAGGCAACGGCTTCGGTCAATTTCCTCACAAGCCATGATGGCTTCACGCTGCAAGACCTTGTCAGTTATAGTGAAAAACACAATGAGGCCAATGGCGAGGGCAATCGCGACGGCCATTCCGACAACCATTCCGACAATTTGGGTGTCGAGGGGCCGAGTAATGACCCGGTGATCCGGGCCGCGCGGGATTTGCGCAAACGCAACCTTCTGGCGACGCTGTTCCTGTCGCAAGGCGTTCCGATGTGGCTGATGGGCGATGAGATCGGTCATAGCCAGGGCGGCAATAACAACGCCTATGCCCAGGACAATGCCATCACCTGGGCAGACTGGAGCAAGGCGGATCAGGCGCTGACCGCCTTTGTCAGTCGCTTCGCCGCACTGCGCCGCGCGCATCCCGAACTGCGCCAGCATCGCTTCCTCCATGGCAAGATCCGCGCCGATGGGTTTCGCGACGTGATCTGGCGCCGTGCCGATGGGCAGGAGCCGTCGGCCGGGGATTGGCAGGATCCCGAATTTCTCTGTCTTTGCCTTGAGTTGCGCATGACAGCGGAGGGTGGAGAGCCGGGTTCCGGGCCGCTTTTTCTGGTCTTCAACCCGGGCGGGACCTTGCCGCTGAGATTGCCCGAAACGCAGCAGGGCTGGCAGCTGGTGCTTGACACCACGCGCCCGGATCTTACAGCTGGTGCGGTACCGGATACGGTGCCGGCGAATGCGGTTCTGGTAATGATTCCAGGCTCTTCCGTCTGA
- a CDS encoding alpha-D-glucose phosphate-specific phosphoglucomutase — protein MKLTVATTPIAGQKPGTSGLRKKTRVFMGPHYLENFIQALFDVVGAEGKTFVLGGDGRYFNDRAAQVILRMAAANGAAKVIVGQGALLSTPAASHLIRLYKTDGGIIMSASHNPGGPDEDFGVKFNMSNGGPAPESVTEAMFARSGALGAYHIFEATDVDLSSPGVRQLGEMIVEVVDPVADYADLMETLFDFDAIRALFGAGFRMRMDSMCAITGPYAVEILEKRLGAAAGTVVNATPLPDFGGMHPDPNPTWASDLMDEMMGVEAPDFGAASDGDGDRNMVVGRGIYVSPSDSLAVLAANAHLAKGYKAGLKGVARSMPTSGAVDRVAKHLGIEAYETPTGWKFFGNLLDAGRVTLCGEESFGTGSDHVREKDGLWAVLMWLNILAVRKESVAGILEAHFAQFGRNYYSRHDFEAVDSTRADQMFLTLREKLETLPGQVFAGLSVTAADDFAYHDPVDGSLSQKQGIRVQFGDGTRAVYRLSGTGTEGATLRLYLEAFECGPEGLDKDPQEALENVIRAAHEIANIQGFTGRTSPDVIT, from the coding sequence ATGAAACTGACCGTTGCGACCACGCCCATTGCAGGCCAGAAGCCCGGCACCAGCGGGTTGCGCAAAAAGACCCGTGTTTTCATGGGCCCGCATTACCTGGAGAATTTCATTCAGGCGCTGTTCGACGTGGTCGGTGCCGAGGGCAAGACCTTTGTGCTTGGCGGCGACGGGCGCTATTTCAACGACCGTGCGGCTCAGGTCATCTTGCGGATGGCCGCCGCGAATGGCGCGGCCAAAGTGATCGTCGGGCAGGGTGCGCTCTTGTCAACTCCGGCCGCCAGCCATTTGATCCGGCTGTACAAAACAGATGGCGGCATCATTATGTCCGCCAGCCATAATCCTGGTGGCCCCGATGAGGATTTCGGCGTTAAATTCAACATGTCCAATGGCGGCCCCGCGCCGGAATCCGTGACTGAAGCCATGTTCGCGCGCAGCGGTGCCCTCGGCGCCTACCATATTTTCGAGGCAACCGATGTCGATCTGTCATCGCCCGGGGTGCGGCAGCTTGGCGAGATGATCGTCGAAGTGGTCGATCCGGTCGCCGATTATGCCGATCTGATGGAGACGCTGTTTGATTTCGACGCGATCCGGGCGCTGTTCGGCGCGGGTTTCAGGATGCGAATGGATTCCATGTGTGCGATCACCGGCCCCTATGCCGTTGAGATCCTTGAGAAACGGCTTGGTGCCGCCGCCGGAACCGTGGTCAATGCGACGCCTTTGCCGGATTTTGGCGGCATGCATCCTGACCCGAACCCGACCTGGGCCTCGGATCTGATGGATGAGATGATGGGCGTGGAGGCGCCCGATTTCGGCGCCGCCTCGGATGGCGATGGCGATCGCAATATGGTGGTCGGGCGCGGGATCTATGTCTCGCCCTCGGACAGTCTGGCGGTGCTGGCGGCCAACGCGCATCTGGCAAAGGGTTATAAGGCGGGCCTGAAGGGCGTTGCGCGCTCGATGCCGACCTCGGGCGCGGTGGACCGCGTTGCGAAACATCTGGGCATAGAAGCCTATGAGACCCCCACAGGCTGGAAATTCTTTGGAAATCTGCTGGATGCGGGCCGTGTTACACTCTGCGGCGAGGAGAGTTTCGGTACCGGATCCGACCATGTGCGCGAGAAGGACGGGCTTTGGGCGGTGCTCATGTGGCTGAACATCCTGGCCGTCCGCAAGGAAAGTGTGGCCGGGATTCTGGAGGCGCATTTCGCGCAGTTCGGCCGCAACTACTATTCCCGCCATGACTTCGAGGCCGTGGATTCCACCCGTGCCGACCAGATGTTCCTGACGCTGCGTGAAAAGCTGGAAACTCTTCCTGGTCAGGTATTTGCAGGTCTTTCTGTAACTGCGGCAGATGATTTTGCCTATCATGATCCGGTTGATGGCTCGCTGTCGCAAAAGCAGGGCATCCGGGTGCAGTTCGGCGATGGCACCAGGGCAGTCTACCGGCTTTCCGGCACCGGAACCGAGGGGGCAACGCTGCGGCTTTACCTTGAAGCCTTTGAATGCGGGCCCGAAGGGCTTGACAAGGATCCGCAGGAGGCGCTGGAAAACGTGATCCGCGCCGCACATGAAATCGCCAATATTCAGGGCTTTACCGGGCGAACCTCGCCTGATGTGATCACCTGA
- a CDS encoding ferritin-like domain-containing protein yields MALTLSEMAVEVLTTAEGRAKAAISRRHAATWFAARAAGQVPDIGRAEPPLRPARPEKPDLLAPRDVPRRRTGSPEGRAALLHALAHIELNAVDLHWDIIARFAAHPMPPGFYDDWVKAADEEAKHFTLLSDVLEEMGSFYGAMAAHAGMWRAAEDTADDFLGRLAVVPMVLEARGLDVTPGMIAVFQRARDQGEKTGALEALRVIYAEEVGHVAYGSKWFNWLCGRDGADPKDVFHALVRRYFHGQLKPPFNEEKRAEAGLPPDFYWPLTEDDPADMD; encoded by the coding sequence ATGGCACTGACGCTGTCGGAAATGGCGGTCGAGGTTCTGACCACGGCAGAGGGGCGCGCCAAAGCGGCGATCAGCCGGCGCCATGCCGCAACCTGGTTTGCCGCCCGCGCGGCGGGCCAGGTGCCGGATATTGGCCGGGCCGAACCGCCCTTGCGACCGGCCCGGCCGGAAAAGCCCGATCTGCTCGCCCCACGCGATGTGCCGCGCCGCCGCACGGGGAGCCCGGAAGGGCGTGCCGCGCTGCTTCACGCGCTGGCCCATATCGAGCTGAATGCGGTCGATCTGCACTGGGATATCATCGCCCGCTTCGCCGCCCATCCGATGCCGCCCGGCTTCTATGATGACTGGGTGAAAGCCGCGGATGAGGAAGCGAAGCACTTTACCCTTTTGTCGGATGTGCTTGAGGAGATGGGCAGCTTTTACGGCGCCATGGCCGCCCATGCCGGCATGTGGCGTGCCGCCGAAGACACCGCGGATGACTTTCTCGGGCGTCTCGCCGTGGTGCCGATGGTGCTGGAGGCGCGGGGTCTGGATGTGACACCCGGCATGATAGCGGTGTTTCAGCGCGCCCGGGATCAGGGCGAGAAAACCGGCGCGCTGGAAGCGCTCAGGGTGATCTATGCCGAGGAAGTTGGCCACGTCGCCTATGGCTCGAAATGGTTCAACTGGCTCTGCGGTCGCGACGGGGCCGATCCGAAAGACGTGTTCCACGCCCTGGTGCGGCGTTATTTCCACGGCCAGCTGAAGCCACCTTTCAACGAGGAAAAACGGGCCGAAGCCGGGCTGCCGCCCGATTTCTACTGGCCGCTGACGGAGGATGATCCGGCCGACATGGACTGA